Within the Candidatus Delongbacteria bacterium genome, the region TTGGACTCGTCCATGCTGTAGATGCGGGCCAGATCCTCGAAGGCGTCGCCCTTCTCAAGCTGCTTGCGCACGTAATCCATCTGGTCCACGGCGTCGGCGCTGTCCTCGGCGCTGGGCACCACGGGCAGCTGCACGTATTCGATCTCGCGCCGCTCCTCGGCCTCGTAGTCCTTCAGGTGGTCCTTGTACCAGGCTTCCAGCTCGGCTTCGCTGATCTGGGTGGAGTCCACCGGGAAGGTGCCGTAGGGCAGGATCACGTACCGGCCCTGGGCGGTCTGGTTGCCCGAGACGTGCTCGTTGATCAGGGCGGCGTCGCTCACCAGTGCGCAGGCCATCAACCGGCTGCGCAGCTTTTCGATGGGCAGGGACTGGCGGATCTGGTCCTCCATCTGCATCAGCCAACCCTTGAGGTTCTCGCTGCGCAGCATGTCGTGCCACTTGGTGGTGTCGAACACGCCGTTGCTGAGGAAGGTGGTGTCCTGGGTGACGAAGGCCGGCGGCATGTAGAGGATGCGGTCCGAGATTTCGCGGTCCGAGAAGCCGTAGCCCAGGGTAGTGGCCAACTGGCGCTCCAAGGTCAGGCTGACCAGGTCGTTCCAGCTTTGCCGACGGGCCTGGAGCACCATCTGGGTGCTGGCCTGGTCCCCCTGGCCCTGCAGACGGTTGTTCACCAACCGCTCGTATTCCTGCAGCTCCACGTTGGTGTCGTTGATGGTGGCGATCAGATCCTTGTCTTCGCCGCTGAGCGTGTCGAAACCGCCCATGCCCCAACTGAACACGATGGTGCCCACGAAGGCGAGGATCAGAATCCACAAGACGACATGCGTATTGTCGCGGAGTGTCCGCATCATAAAGCCAGTTCTCCCGAAAGTGTGAGCACTCATCTTATGGCTTTCCCGGGCCGAATTCAAGGCGGGAAACGGATTCAGGCCGCTTGCCGGGCCGGGGCGGCGCAAGTATTTGTCCATTACCTTGTGCCCATGGCACTCTCCGAACTGCAGACCCGCGTCCTCACCGCGCTGGCGGGGATCCCCGTGTTGCTGGCCGTCTTCTGGCTGGGCGGCCCCGTGCTCTCCTGCGCCGTGCTGGTGATCTGCCTGCTGGCCTTCCGGGAACTCAATTCCCTCTACCAGGCCAAGGGTGTGGGGCACAGCTGGTGGCTGGTGCTGGCCTATGTGGTGCTGGCCCCCCTGACGGCCGGCCTGCCGCACTCGGTGGATCGGCATCTGACCCGGGGCGGCGTGGATTTCCTCCACTTCTGGGGTGGCCTGACCTTCATCTGGCTGCTGATCCTCCTCCTGCGCGAGATGTTCTCCCGCCGGGAGGAGGTGCTGGCGAGCATCGGCGCCTCCGTGCTGATCGGCCTGCTCAGCACGTTGCCCTTCGTCCCGCTGGTGGCCCTGGACCGCCAACTCTCGCCCGGGACGCGTTCCGCCGTGATGCTCGGGTTGCTGCTCTGCACCTGGGCCACCGACACATTTGCCTATTTCGGCGGCCGGCTCTTCGGCCGCCACAAGCTCTTCGAGCGCGCCTCGCCCAAGAAGACCGTGGAGGGCTTCCTCTGCGGGCTGGCGGGTTCGTTGGCCGTAGGCGCGGGCAGCGGCCTGCTTTGTCCCCAGGGCCGGCTGGGCCAGGGCCTGCTCATCGGCGCGCTGGTGGGCCTGCTGGGGCCGGCGGGCGACCTGCTGGAGTCGCGGCTCAAGCGCGACGCCGGCGTCAAGGACAGCGCGCGCATGCTGCCCGGGCACGGCGGGGTCCTGGACCGCTTCGACACCTGGATTTTCGCCGCGCCCGCGCTCTACCTGGTGGCCTGGTTGGGATGGCTGCGGTGAGCGCGGCGCGGCCCACTCCGGATGGACGGGTGTCCTGATGTTCCTGCTGGAGCTGATCCGCCGGGTCTGGCGCCGGCTGGAGCGGGGCCTGGCCCTGCCCCTGCCCTGGCTGCTGGGCCTCTCCCTGGCCTGGCTGGTCGGCGCTCTGCTGCTCGGCCCGGGGCTGCCCAGCCCCGGACTGCAGAACCTGATCTTCCTGCCGGCCCAGCTGGGGCTGGGCATGGCGGCCTGGCGCCTGCTGCGCGGACCGGAGTTGGACACGGGACGCGGCGCCCTGCTGGCCCTGCCCCTCCTCTTGGCCCTGCGCGTGGGGCTGACCCTCAATCTGATGCGGCCCGCGCTGCTCTGGGAGGGGCTGGTGGCCCTGCTCAGTTTCGGGGTGGCGGGCCTGGCCCTGTCCCGGCTGGTGGAGGAGCTGTGGGAGCACCGCCCGTGGCAGCGCCACCGCCGCGAGCGGCTGGGCATGTACGCGGCGCTGCTGCTGGGACTGCTGGGCCTGCTGGCGGACGTGCCTCTGCTGGTGATGCCCCTGTTGTTCCGGCCCGTGCTGCGCTGGCTGCGCCGGGACAACCTGCGGCCCGCCCTGCGCTGGTACACGCTGGCCCTGCTGGTGCTGCTGCTCTGGGCCTGGAGCCAGCAGTTCGCGCACTTCCTCCAGCACCAGGACTCGGACGGCGTGAACATCCGGCTGGGCGGCGGCGCGCTGGGCAGCGGCCGCCTGCTGGACGCGCTGGGTCCCCTGCACACCCTCAGCCTGGCCTGGTTCTCGCTGCAGCTGCCCGCCTCCTTCATGGTGCTGGTGGGGCGTCTGATCCGCCAATCGCGCATCCGCACCAAGCTGGCCATGAACGCGCTGTTCTCCAGCGTGCTGCCGCTGGTGCTGCTCACCCTGCTCTTCGGCACCCTGGCCGTGGTGGTGATGGGCAGCTACCGGGCCCGGCTGGTGCGCGCCCAGTTCGACGAGCGGTTGGAGAGCGGGCGGTTGGTGACGGCCTGGTTCGCCCAGGCCTTCGAGGATCCGCTGGACCGCGAAGCCCAGCGCCGCTTCGAGCAGCAGCTGCGCAGCATGGGCGAGGAGTCGCACATCGGTCGCGGCTTCTTCTGCCTCTACTGGTCGATGGACACCCCGGGCGGGAGCATCATGCTCGGCGACAGCAGCAACACCGAGCACTGGCGCCGGCTGGTGGCCACCTGGCGCATGCCCAGCGACTTCCCGCTGGAGGACCTGCGCCTGCCGCCGGACTGGCGCACGGGCCGCACCACGGGCCTGATCCGGGCGGGCGACCACCTCTGGCAGGTGGCGCTGATCGAGCAGAACAACCTGCTCTCCGCCGGCTTCTTCCCGCTGGATCAGGAGACCCTGGAGCAGATTGGCCAGACCCTGGGCACGGGCCTGCGGCTGGTGTCCGTGCAGGGGGACGACAACCTGGTGCGCTTCGGCCTCAGCCAGATCGGACTGGGCTCCGGCGGCGCGGCCAGCGTGCTGGACCAGACCCCGGACTATCCCGGCGAGGACCACTCCTGGGCGGACCGGCTCTTCCAGGTCGGGATGGCCCGGCTCACCCACGCGGGCTTCCCGCTCAACACGCCGGACGAGGAACTGCTGGTGCTGGTGGAGTCCCTGCCCGGCCGCATCCTGCCCGCCGTGTTCAGCGACGACCGGACGGTGGTCTTCCCCTACCTGATCCTGCTGCTGCTGCAGTTCCTCACCCTGCTGCCCCTGCTCCTGACCGGCATCTGGATCGCCTGGATGCTCAACTGGCGGATCACGCGCTCCATCGGCGAACTCAAGGAGGGCACCGACGCCCTCTCCCGGGGCGACTTGGGCGTGCGGCTGCCCGAGCACACGGACGACGAGCTGGGCCGGCTGGCCACTTCGTTCAACGAGATGAGCCTGCGCATCCGCGAGAACATCCAGCACCTGGCGGCCAAAGAGCGCCTGGATCGCGAGCTGAGCATCGCGCGCACCATCCAGCAGGGCCTCTTGCCCAGCGCGCCGCCCAAGCACGCGCGGCTGGACATCGCCAGCACGTGCCGGATGGCCCAGGAAGTGGGCGGCGACTACTACGACTTCCGCCAGACCTGCCACGGCGAGCTGGCCCTGGCCCTGGGGGACGTCTCGGGCAAGGGCGTGGCCGCGGCCCTGGTAATGAGCAACCTGCAGGCCTCGTGGCGCAGCCTGCTGGACCAGGGACTGGAGCCCGGCGGCCTCAACGCCCGGCTCAACGAGCAGCTGGCCGAGAACACGGCGGACGACATGTACGTCACCTTCGTCCAGGGCCTGTTCCAGCCCGATCAGGACCGGCTGCGCTTTCGCTACTCCAACGCCGGGCACAACCCGCCGTTGCTGCTGCGCGGAGGCAAGATCCGGCACCTGGATTCCGGCGGCCTGGCCCTGGGCATGTTCAGCGGGGCCGACTACCAGACCGAGGATCTGGACTTGAAGCCCGGGGACTGGCTGGTCTTCTACACCGACGGACTGACCGAGGCCCTGAGCATCCACGAGGAGGAGTTCGGCCAGAGCCGCCTGGAGCAGACCCTGCTGGCCGGCCGCCACGGCTGCGCGCGCGAGACCCTCGAGCATCTGCTGGAGGAGGTGGGCCGCTTCGAGCACGGCGCGCCCCGGGCCGACGACCAGACTCTGCTGGTGCTGCGCGTGCGTCAGCCGGGCGAGGAGGATGCCCCGGCGCCCGACTCCGTCGACGGGTTCGGCCCGGCGGGGCCGACGGCATGAAGCTGGAGCTCGTGCGCGAACGGCTGGCCCTGGCCAGCGGACAGCCCGGCTGGAGTCTGGAGGGGCTTAAGGAGACGGATTCCACCAACCGGCGTCTGCTGGAGGCCCTGGGGGACGGCTCGGAGCGCGACCGGCCCTGGCGCGTGCTCTGCGCCGAGACCCAGACCGCGGGGCGCGGCCGCCAGGAGCGCGTCTGGCACTGCGCGCCGGGGGAAGGTCTGCTGGTCTCCCTGCGGCTGGACCTGGACCTGGCGCGGCACGCGCTGGGCCTGCTGGGCCACTGGGCGGCGGCGGCCCTCTGTCGCGTGCTGGACGAGCGGCTGGCGGAGGCCGGCCAGTCCGCCCGGGTGTTCTGGAAGTGGCCCAACGACCTGTGGCTGGAGGACGGGCAGGGCGCGGGCAAACTGGCGGGCCTGCTGTTGCAGTCGCGCATCCAGGCCGGCCGGGCCCAGGTGGTGCTGGGGATCGGGCTGAACACGGGGCAGCGGGACTTCCCCGCCGATCTGCGCCAACCCGCGCGCTCCCTTCTGCAGGCGGGACTGGCGACGACCCGCGAGGATCTGCTGGCGGACCTGCTGCTGGAGTTGGGACGGCGCGGCCTGCCAGGACTGACGGAGCGCCTGCCCGCCGAACTGTCGACCCACGATCTGTTCCAGTCCCGGCCCGTCTGGCTGCGGCTGGAGGACTCCGCGCGCCGCCTGCGCACCACGCCGCTGGTGGACGGCCGGCTGCTGCTGGAGTGGGAGGGCGGCCGCGAGCAGCTCGCCGGCGGCGGTCTCAACGTGGAACAGCTGACTCGGGAGGGCCTGTGGTGCCGGTTGGAAGCTTGAACGCGCCCGGCGTGCGCACTGCGCCCGGGACGCGCGCCACCTCGCACGGGGCGCGCCGCCTGCTGACCGTGGACATCGGCAACACGCACATCGTGCTGGGCGTCTTCCTGGACGGCCGGCTGAGTGCCCACTGGCGCCTGGCCTCGGCCCACGCCCGGACCATCGACGAGAGCTGGGTCATGCTCAGCATGCTCTTCCAGTCGGCGGGGCTGGAGGCGCGCGAGCTCGACGGCGTGGCCATCGCCAGCGTGGTGCCGGACCTGAACTTCGTCTGGATCAAGCTGGCCGAGTACCACCTGCAACTGGAGCCCTTCGTGATGCGGCCCGGCGCGCCGGGCACGCCGGAAGTTCGGCTGCCCGATCCCTCCACCGTTGGCGCCGACCGGCTCTGCAACGCGGCCGCCGTCTGGCACCTGGTGCGCCGGGCGGCCATCGTAGTGGACTTCGGCACGGCCACGACCTTCGACGTGATCCACAGCGACGGCGCTTTCCTGGGCGGGCTGATCCTGCCCGGACCCCAGACGGCCCTGCGCAACCTGCACCAAAGCGCGGCCCTGCTGCCCAAGGTGGCCCTGGCCTTTCCGCCCCGCGTCATCGGCGTGACCACGGAGCAGGCCATGCAGAGCGGCCTGCTGCACGGCGCCGTGGCCCAGGTGGAGGGACTGGTGGAGCGCATCCGGCACGAGCTGGCCGAGTCCGGCGTGCCGGGCCCCGTGTCCGTGTTCTCCACGGGCGGTTTCGGGCGGATCATGGCCCGTCACACACCCGTGATTGAGGAGCACCTGCCCTACCTCGTGCTCTGCGGCCTGGCCCTCTGCCACGCCCGCTCCACGGGCGGGCCGGAGCTGGAACCCCAGGAGATCCGCGCCAACCGGCTGCCCGCGCCGGAGGCCGGCGTGGAGGAGTGAGCGCCGCGTCCGCACCGGACTTGGCGCCCCACCTGCGCGTTATGCAAGCATTGGAACCAACGATGACCCTGCCTGCTGCCTCCGTCGCGCTTCGCCGCGGCACCGCGTTCCGGCTGACGTTCTGGTGGCGCCGCTGGCTGCTGGTCCTGGTGCTGGGGCTGGCCGCGGGCCGGCCGGCCACGACGGAAGCCGCGCCGCTGCCCCTGCCCGACGGCGGCCTGCTGACCCATCCGCGGCCCGAGGGCGACGCGCCCCTGCCCGTTCTGGCGGAGAGTCGTGACGTCTTCGTCAACGGCCACCTGGGCCGGGCCACGCGCATCCGCTGCCAGGGTCGCGAGCTGCGCATGACGGCCGACCGCCGCTTCGCCGACCGCGTGCCCTGGCCGGCCGGGCGCCGGCTGGAGTTCACGCTGGAGGGTCCGGGCGGCCCCTGGAACTGGAGTCTGGAGCTGGCCGCACCCGTCGCCGCGCCACCCCCGGCTGGCCCGCCGCCGCCGGCCGTGCCGGCCCGGGCGGATTCCCTCGCGCCAAAGGGCGAAACACCTGATTCCCCGGGCTGGCTGGCCCCCATCCGCGTGCGACTGGACGGCAGCCCGCTCTCCACGACGCCTGGCGGCAGCTACTGGATTTTTCCCCAGGCCGGCACGGAGTGGGTGGCCGACCGGCGCGAGGCCGGCTGGCTTCGGCTGCCCCTGCGCCCCAACCTGGCGGCCTGGGTGCCTGAGGAACGCGTCCGGCGGCTGGGTCTGGCGCCCGCGCAGCCCGAGCCGCGCCTGCTGGGTCCGGCCGTGACGGGCGGACGGCTGCCCGACGGCGACCTGGAACTGCGGCTGGCGCTCAGCGGGGGGGGTCCGCCCCTCTGGCGCGAAGAGAGCGGACCGGCGGGCGAGGACTGGCGCCTGATCCTCTCCGGCACCCGTGGCCGGCTGGACTGGGTGGAACTGGATCCGGCGGGCGCATTGCGCCAACTGGATTGGGAGGTGCTGCCCGGCGACGAGCTGCTGCTGCGGGCCAGCCTGGTCCCCGGCGCTTTCCAGGGCCACTCGCTCTTCTGGGAGCCGGGGGTCCTGCGGCTGGTTTTCCACCGTCGCACCGCCGGGTTGAAGGGCGCGCGTATCGTGCTGGACCCCGGCCACGGCGGCCGCGAGAGCGGCTGCATCGGGGCCAGCGGCACGCAGGAGAAGGACCTGACCCTGCTCCTGGCCCGGGAACTGCGGCGCGAGCTGGAAAAGGCCGGCGCCCACGTGGAGCTGACCCGCGACTCCGACAGCACGCTCAGCCTGGGGGCCCGCGTGGCCCGCACGCGCGAGCTGCGCGCCGACTTCCTGCTCTCGCTGCACTACAACAGCGTGGGGGAGGGCGAGAGTCCCTGGAAGGCCGACGGCTACATGGTCTTCTCCTGGAGTCCCTGGTCCGCCGACGCCGCCGCCCTGCTGCACGGGGAACTGCGCCGGCGTCTGCCGCTGCGCGACAAGGGCCTGCACTGGCGCAGCCTGGGCGTCTGTCGCCACCAGGGCTGTCCGGCCCTGCTGCTGGAAGTGGGCAGCCTGGCCCACCCCGACGAGGAGAGCCGCCTGCTGGACCCGGCCTTCCGCCACCGTCAGGTCAAGGCCATCCGCCGCGGCCTGGAGGCCTGGTTCCGGGCGGGGGGCACGCCGCCCGCGCCGCGCAGCGTCTGGTCGGGCGCTCGCTGACCGCAGATCAAGCGCCCGCTGACCACATTCCGACCGGCGCAGCGCCGGGCTGGCACGCTTCTTGTTGAGAGGGTGCCCAGAGCCGGCCCATCAAGCGGGCGGGCCCGCGAACTCACGAGGATTCGGATGACAGGCAAACGATTCCAATGGCTGCTGAGCGCGCTGAGCGCGGTCCTGCTGGGACTGGCTGGTTGTGCCCGGCAGCCCCTGCCGCTGGACCAGGACCCCGCCCTGGCCGGGCTGGATCCTTTCCTGGGGGCCGATCTGGTGGTGGCCGGGGAAGCGCTGACCGGCGAGCCCTTCGTGGACCGGGCGCGGCTGGAGCTGATCGAAGGCCGCGAGGGCGAACCGCTGCCCTGCGCCGGCGGCTGGCTGCTGCAGGTGCGGCGTACGGTGGACTGGACCCCCGCCCCCGGCCCGGAGAGCCAGGCCCTGCTGGTCTGGCTGGGCGCCGGCGCCCAGCGCGGCCGGTCCCGGCTGGTGGCCCGGGCGGATTCCCTGCGCCTGCTAGCCCAGCTGGGGGCTGCCGGTCCGCCGGAGGCGGCGCGCCTGCTGCTGCTGGAGCGCGGCCGGGCGGAGGCGCGACCCTGGCGCCAACTGGTCCGGCGCGACCTGCAGGGCGGCGGGCGCTGTCTGGCCCGCGCGGCCGCCGATCGCCTGGACTGGCGCGAGCAACCCGCCGCCCTGCGGCTAGCCGAGGAGCGCGAGGCCCGGCCCTTCCGCGAAGGCGTGGGCAGCTGGCATCTGGAAGTGGAGCGCCCCCTGCTCAGCGGGCCGGAGGACTGGGAGCTGGGCCCGGCGCGGCCCGTGGAGAGTCCTTACCGGGCCCTGGCCGAATTCCTGGACGCCGCGCGGCGCGGACGCTGGCGGCAGGCGGCCCGGCGCGTGGACCTGACCCGCCTGCTGGCGCTGCCCGACGGCAGCTGGAGCCCCGAACTCGAGGCGAGCCTGAAGGCCGGCCTGCCTGAGCTGCTGGCCCGGCGCGTGCAACTGAGCGCCCCGCGGCGCGCCTCGCTCACCCGCTTCGAGGATCTCTCCGGCCGGTTGGTCTGGCGCGTGGAACTGGAGCCGCGCGCCGGGGAGGGCGGCGAGTCGCGCTGGGTGCTGGTCCGGCTGGAGCGCGTACTGCGCAACTAAGATCGCCCCGGCCGCGGAGCTTTGCGGGAGCTTGCGGAGCCCGCCACCTGTGCTACTTTGGCCCCCGCTTCGTCGGAATCACCCCGTCCGGCCAGTTCCAGGAGGGACATGACCCCCGTCCGCGAGTGCTCCCGCAAATTGCAGGATCTCAAAGCCGCCCTCGGGTCCGCGCGTCGGGTGCTGATTCTCACCCACGACAATCCGGATCCCGACTGCGTGGCCAGTGCTATGGCCTTCAAGCTGATCTTCGAACACATGGACCGCGAGGCGGTGGTGGGTTCGGGAGGCGAGTTGGGGCGCAGCGAGAACCGCACGCTGCAGCAGATCCTCTCCCTGGGCATCCGGCCGCTGCACGAGCTGACCCTGGCCGAATTCGACTTCTTCCTGTTCGTGGACACCCAGCCGGGCAGCGGCAACAACTCGGCCCAGCTGCCCCTGAATGCGCGCTACGGCATCGTGGACCACCACATCCTGGGGGAGGCCTGGCCCCACGCGCCAGTCTTCCTGGACCTGCGCGAGAACTACGGCGCCACGGCCACCCTGGCCTACGAATACCTCCAGGCGCGCAACGTCAAGGTGGACGTGCCGCTGGCCACGGCCCTCTACTACGCCATCCGCACCGAGACCAGCGACATGGGGCGCGGGGCCAGCAAGGCCGACCGGGCCGCCTACCTCAAGCTGCACCCCAAGATCGACTGGGACCTGCTGCACCGGATCGTCAACAGCCGCCTGCCGCTGGACTACTTCATCATGATGAAGGAGGCCGTCGAGCGCGCCCAGCGCTTCGGCCACGCCGTTGTGGTGGACCTGGGTCCCACCCGCCACCCGGATTTCGTGGCCGAGCTGGCGGACAGTTTCCGCCGGCTGGAGGAAATCCATTGGGTGCTGGTTTGGGGCTGGCGCGCGGACCGGGTGGTCTTTTCCATCCGCAACAACCTGCACGAACCCCACGTGGGCCGGCTGGCCCGGGAACTGGTCAAGGACTGTGGCAGCGCCGGCGGACACCGGCACATGGCGGGCGGACAGGTGCCCGCCGCAGCAGGAGGACTGGATCAAGCCCGATTGCTCTTCCGCCGGGCCATCGTGCCCGCCTTTTTGCGTGCCGTGGGCGAATCCGCCCAGGACGGCATTTTCCTGACTCAGGAAGCGGAGGGACGATGAAGACCCACATGGCGGCCCTGCTTGTGGCAGGTCTGCTGCTCTGTGCCGGCGCCCAGGCCGGCGAGCGTCACGGCGGCGACTTTCTGCGGGTGGAACTGGGCGCGGCGCCCGTGGCCCGCGGGTTGACCGGCCTGCTCCTGGCGGATCCGGGCACCCGGGCCTGGTGGAACCCGGCCCAGCTGGAGGACGAGCCCGGCCAACTGCTGTCCTTTCAGCATCAGGAAGCCTTCGGCGGCGATCTGGAACTTGACTTTCTCTCGTGGACGGGCCACCTGGGCGGACCCGCGGGCCTGCCTCTCTCGGCCTTCGTCCTGCGCCAGGCCGTGCCGGACATCCCCATCAGCACGCTGCTGGAAGGGGGCGGCAGTTTCGAGGAGGGCGGCCGGCCGCTGGTCTCCAGCCGCGCGGACGCGGCGGACTGGGTGCTGGGGC harbors:
- a CDS encoding biotin--[acetyl-CoA-carboxylase] ligase, whose amino-acid sequence is MKLELVRERLALASGQPGWSLEGLKETDSTNRRLLEALGDGSERDRPWRVLCAETQTAGRGRQERVWHCAPGEGLLVSLRLDLDLARHALGLLGHWAAAALCRVLDERLAEAGQSARVFWKWPNDLWLEDGQGAGKLAGLLLQSRIQAGRAQVVLGIGLNTGQRDFPADLRQPARSLLQAGLATTREDLLADLLLELGRRGLPGLTERLPAELSTHDLFQSRPVWLRLEDSARRLRTTPLVDGRLLLEWEGGREQLAGGGLNVEQLTREGLWCRLEA
- a CDS encoding type III pantothenate kinase, producing MPVGSLNAPGVRTAPGTRATSHGARRLLTVDIGNTHIVLGVFLDGRLSAHWRLASAHARTIDESWVMLSMLFQSAGLEARELDGVAIASVVPDLNFVWIKLAEYHLQLEPFVMRPGAPGTPEVRLPDPSTVGADRLCNAAAVWHLVRRAAIVVDFGTATTFDVIHSDGAFLGGLILPGPQTALRNLHQSAALLPKVALAFPPRVIGVTTEQAMQSGLLHGAVAQVEGLVERIRHELAESGVPGPVSVFSTGGFGRIMARHTPVIEEHLPYLVLCGLALCHARSTGGPELEPQEIRANRLPAPEAGVEE
- a CDS encoding phosphatidate cytidylyltransferase — its product is MALSELQTRVLTALAGIPVLLAVFWLGGPVLSCAVLVICLLAFRELNSLYQAKGVGHSWWLVLAYVVLAPLTAGLPHSVDRHLTRGGVDFLHFWGGLTFIWLLILLLREMFSRREEVLASIGASVLIGLLSTLPFVPLVALDRQLSPGTRSAVMLGLLLCTWATDTFAYFGGRLFGRHKLFERASPKKTVEGFLCGLAGSLAVGAGSGLLCPQGRLGQGLLIGALVGLLGPAGDLLESRLKRDAGVKDSARMLPGHGGVLDRFDTWIFAAPALYLVAWLGWLR
- a CDS encoding N-acetylmuramoyl-L-alanine amidase, producing MTLPAASVALRRGTAFRLTFWWRRWLLVLVLGLAAGRPATTEAAPLPLPDGGLLTHPRPEGDAPLPVLAESRDVFVNGHLGRATRIRCQGRELRMTADRRFADRVPWPAGRRLEFTLEGPGGPWNWSLELAAPVAAPPPAGPPPPAVPARADSLAPKGETPDSPGWLAPIRVRLDGSPLSTTPGGSYWIFPQAGTEWVADRREAGWLRLPLRPNLAAWVPEERVRRLGLAPAQPEPRLLGPAVTGGRLPDGDLELRLALSGGGPPLWREESGPAGEDWRLILSGTRGRLDWVELDPAGALRQLDWEVLPGDELLLRASLVPGAFQGHSLFWEPGVLRLVFHRRTAGLKGARIVLDPGHGGRESGCIGASGTQEKDLTLLLARELRRELEKAGAHVELTRDSDSTLSLGARVARTRELRADFLLSLHYNSVGEGESPWKADGYMVFSWSPWSADAAALLHGELRRRLPLRDKGLHWRSLGVCRHQGCPALLLEVGSLAHPDEESRLLDPAFRHRQVKAIRRGLEAWFRAGGTPPAPRSVWSGAR
- a CDS encoding SpoIIE family protein phosphatase, coding for MFLLELIRRVWRRLERGLALPLPWLLGLSLAWLVGALLLGPGLPSPGLQNLIFLPAQLGLGMAAWRLLRGPELDTGRGALLALPLLLALRVGLTLNLMRPALLWEGLVALLSFGVAGLALSRLVEELWEHRPWQRHRRERLGMYAALLLGLLGLLADVPLLVMPLLFRPVLRWLRRDNLRPALRWYTLALLVLLLWAWSQQFAHFLQHQDSDGVNIRLGGGALGSGRLLDALGPLHTLSLAWFSLQLPASFMVLVGRLIRQSRIRTKLAMNALFSSVLPLVLLTLLFGTLAVVVMGSYRARLVRAQFDERLESGRLVTAWFAQAFEDPLDREAQRRFEQQLRSMGEESHIGRGFFCLYWSMDTPGGSIMLGDSSNTEHWRRLVATWRMPSDFPLEDLRLPPDWRTGRTTGLIRAGDHLWQVALIEQNNLLSAGFFPLDQETLEQIGQTLGTGLRLVSVQGDDNLVRFGLSQIGLGSGGAASVLDQTPDYPGEDHSWADRLFQVGMARLTHAGFPLNTPDEELLVLVESLPGRILPAVFSDDRTVVFPYLILLLLQFLTLLPLLLTGIWIAWMLNWRITRSIGELKEGTDALSRGDLGVRLPEHTDDELGRLATSFNEMSLRIRENIQHLAAKERLDRELSIARTIQQGLLPSAPPKHARLDIASTCRMAQEVGGDYYDFRQTCHGELALALGDVSGKGVAAALVMSNLQASWRSLLDQGLEPGGLNARLNEQLAENTADDMYVTFVQGLFQPDQDRLRFRYSNAGHNPPLLLRGGKIRHLDSGGLALGMFSGADYQTEDLDLKPGDWLVFYTDGLTEALSIHEEEFGQSRLEQTLLAGRHGCARETLEHLLEEVGRFEHGAPRADDQTLLVLRVRQPGEEDAPAPDSVDGFGPAGPTA
- a CDS encoding DHH family phosphoesterase; translated protein: MTPVRECSRKLQDLKAALGSARRVLILTHDNPDPDCVASAMAFKLIFEHMDREAVVGSGGELGRSENRTLQQILSLGIRPLHELTLAEFDFFLFVDTQPGSGNNSAQLPLNARYGIVDHHILGEAWPHAPVFLDLRENYGATATLAYEYLQARNVKVDVPLATALYYAIRTETSDMGRGASKADRAAYLKLHPKIDWDLLHRIVNSRLPLDYFIMMKEAVERAQRFGHAVVVDLGPTRHPDFVAELADSFRRLEEIHWVLVWGWRADRVVFSIRNNLHEPHVGRLARELVKDCGSAGGHRHMAGGQVPAAAGGLDQARLLFRRAIVPAFLRAVGESAQDGIFLTQEAEGR